One stretch of Pseudomonas azotoformans DNA includes these proteins:
- the queC gene encoding 7-cyano-7-deazaguanine synthase QueC, with protein MDQKRAVILLSGGLDSATVVAMAQAEGYACYTMSFDYGQRHRAELNAAARVARDMGVVEHKVIGLNLDGIGGSALTDSSIDVPETPGEGIPVTYVPARNTVFLSLALGWAEVLNARDIFIGVNAVDYSGYPDCRPEFVESFERMANLATKAGVEGQGFRILAPLQNLSKADIVKAGVGLGVDYSLTVSCYQADDDGRACGKCDSCRLRAEGFQAAGITDPTRYF; from the coding sequence ATTGATCAAAAACGCGCGGTAATCCTGCTGTCCGGTGGCCTGGACTCGGCAACCGTGGTGGCGATGGCGCAAGCTGAAGGTTATGCCTGCTACACCATGAGCTTCGACTACGGCCAACGTCACCGTGCCGAGTTGAACGCTGCGGCCCGCGTCGCCCGCGACATGGGCGTGGTCGAACACAAAGTGATCGGTCTGAATCTCGACGGCATCGGCGGCTCCGCACTGACCGACAGCAGTATCGATGTGCCGGAAACCCCCGGTGAAGGCATCCCGGTGACCTACGTGCCGGCACGCAACACCGTGTTCCTGTCCCTGGCGCTTGGCTGGGCAGAAGTGCTCAATGCTCGCGATATTTTCATCGGCGTCAACGCAGTGGATTACTCCGGTTACCCTGACTGCCGCCCGGAGTTCGTCGAGTCGTTCGAGCGCATGGCCAATCTGGCGACAAAGGCCGGCGTAGAGGGGCAGGGCTTCCGCATCCTGGCTCCGCTGCAAAACCTCAGCAAGGCCGATATCGTGAAGGCAGGTGTAGGACTTGGCGTCGATTATTCGCTGACTGTTTCCTGCTACCAGGCAGACGATGACGGCCGTGCTTGTGGGAAATGCGACAGCTGCCGACTGCGTGCAGAAGGCTTCCAAGCCGCCGGAATTACTGACCCAACGCGTTATTTCTGA
- the queE gene encoding 7-carboxy-7-deazaguanine synthase QueE has translation MQDTLRITEVFYSLQGETRTAGLPTVFVRLTGCPLRCQYCDSAYAFSGGTVRTLDDILEQVAGYKPRYVCVTGGEPLAQPNAIPLLKQLCDAGYEVSLETSGALDISAVDPRVSRVVDLKTPGSKEAHRNRYENIELLTANDQVKFVICSRDDYDWANSKLIQYGLDRRAGEVLFSPSHHDLNARDLADWVVADNLPVRLQLQLHKYLWNDEPGR, from the coding sequence ATGCAAGACACATTACGTATTACCGAAGTTTTTTACTCGTTGCAGGGTGAAACGCGAACGGCCGGCCTGCCCACAGTATTTGTGCGTCTGACCGGTTGCCCCTTGCGTTGCCAGTATTGCGACAGCGCCTACGCCTTCAGTGGCGGCACGGTGCGCACCCTCGATGACATCCTGGAGCAGGTTGCCGGCTACAAGCCGCGCTACGTCTGTGTGACCGGCGGTGAGCCGCTGGCCCAGCCCAATGCCATCCCATTACTCAAGCAGCTGTGTGATGCCGGTTACGAGGTCTCCCTGGAAACCAGTGGCGCCCTGGATATCTCGGCGGTCGATCCGCGTGTAAGCCGCGTGGTGGATCTCAAGACCCCCGGCTCCAAGGAAGCGCACCGCAATCGCTACGAGAACATCGAGCTGTTGACGGCCAACGATCAGGTCAAGTTCGTCATCTGTTCGCGTGACGACTACGACTGGGCGAACTCCAAGCTGATCCAGTACGGCCTTGATCGCCGCGCAGGCGAAGTGCTGTTCTCGCCAAGCCACCATGATCTGAATGCGCGCGACCTTGCCGACTGGGTGGTGGCTGATAACCTGCCAGTCCGTCTGCAATTGCAGTTGCATAAATACCTTTGGAACGACGAGCCAGGACGCTGA
- the ybgF gene encoding tol-pal system protein YbgF codes for MRTCRRALTVLALSLAPLAVWAAVPVEDSNSGYNNSGSSYPPAGYGTNGAYAGGAATSAPSAQGELFNQLQRMQDQLAQQQGTIEVLQNQVNQLKQEGLERYQDLDRRIGAGVQPAATPDNSSAGGAPSAAAGAAAGAAASQAPAASSEPGDPAKEKLYYDAAFDLIKAKDFDKASQAFTAFLRKYPNSQYAGNAQYWLGEVNLAKGDLQGAGQAFAKVSQLYPKHAKVPDSLYKLADVERRLGHTDKVKGILQQVVAQYPGTSAAQLAQRDLQRL; via the coding sequence ATGCGAACGTGCCGTCGTGCTCTGACTGTATTGGCTCTCAGCCTCGCACCGCTTGCGGTGTGGGCTGCGGTTCCTGTGGAAGATAGCAACTCTGGCTATAACAATAGCGGGAGCAGTTATCCGCCAGCGGGTTATGGCACGAACGGCGCCTATGCGGGGGGAGCGGCTACGTCCGCTCCCTCGGCACAGGGCGAACTGTTCAACCAGCTGCAACGCATGCAGGATCAATTGGCGCAGCAACAAGGCACCATTGAAGTACTGCAGAATCAAGTGAACCAGCTGAAGCAAGAAGGCCTGGAGCGTTACCAGGATCTTGATCGACGTATTGGAGCCGGCGTTCAACCTGCCGCAACTCCTGATAATTCTTCTGCCGGTGGCGCGCCTAGCGCTGCTGCCGGTGCAGCAGCAGGGGCGGCCGCAAGCCAAGCCCCTGCCGCGAGCAGTGAACCGGGTGATCCGGCGAAGGAAAAGCTGTATTACGATGCGGCCTTCGACCTGATCAAAGCCAAGGATTTCGACAAAGCCAGCCAGGCCTTTACCGCTTTCCTGCGTAAATACCCGAACAGCCAATATGCGGGCAACGCCCAATACTGGTTAGGTGAAGTCAACCTGGCAAAGGGTGATCTACAGGGCGCGGGCCAGGCATTTGCCAAGGTCAGTCAGCTGTACCCCAAGCACGCCAAGGTGCCGGACTCGCTGTACAAACTCGCTGACGTAGAACGCCGGCTGGGTCATACCGACAAGGTCAAAGGCATTCTGCAGCAGGTGGTAGCCCAATATCCGGGCACTTCCGCTGCCCAGTTGGCCCAACGGGATCTGCAGCGCTTGTAA